One part of the Chryseobacterium sp. 7 genome encodes these proteins:
- a CDS encoding GNAT family N-acetyltransferase: MERTEIVLEGRKGEIQLFSDDQKAGKMDISVIGQKLTVYHTEVNPEYEGKGFAKILLERLVSYARENDLKIVPLCPYVHAQFKRHPEEYNDVWLKEVL; this comes from the coding sequence ATGGAAAGAACAGAAATAGTTTTAGAAGGAAGAAAAGGAGAAATTCAGCTTTTCTCGGACGATCAAAAAGCCGGTAAAATGGACATCTCAGTGATTGGACAAAAACTGACCGTATACCATACCGAAGTAAACCCGGAATATGAAGGAAAAGGTTTTGCAAAAATTTTACTGGAAAGGCTGGTTTCCTACGCAAGAGAAAATGATTTGAAAATTGTTCCGCTGTGTCCTTACGTTCATGCACAGTTCAAACGCCATCCGGAAGAATATAATGATGTATGGTTGAAAGAGGTGCTGTAG
- a CDS encoding VOC family protein has translation MISFKDPDGLQLQLIEPSGEDNRKVWTTDDIKDENALRGFHNVTLTLKKADPTIKVLTDILGYDLQKQEGERYRLATDAIDTANIVDIIENDTIPAGRNAAGTNHHIAFRVKDDNVLMEYREKALSAGLSITPKINRDYFYSLYFREPGGVLFEIATDNPGFTVDEPLNELGTNLKLPVQYEGMREKIEGVLPNLS, from the coding sequence ATGATTTCTTTTAAAGATCCGGACGGACTTCAGTTACAGTTGATAGAGCCATCCGGTGAAGATAACAGAAAAGTATGGACAACAGATGATATCAAAGATGAAAATGCATTAAGAGGCTTTCATAATGTCACTTTAACCTTAAAAAAAGCAGATCCAACCATCAAAGTTCTGACCGATATTTTAGGATATGATTTACAGAAACAAGAGGGAGAAAGATACAGATTGGCAACTGATGCCATTGATACGGCTAATATTGTTGATATTATTGAAAATGATACCATTCCAGCAGGAAGAAATGCCGCAGGAACCAATCATCATATTGCCTTCAGAGTGAAAGATGACAATGTTTTGATGGAATATCGTGAGAAAGCTCTATCAGCAGGACTAAGCATTACTCCGAAGATCAACAGAGATTACTTCTATTCACTGTATTTCCGTGAGCCTGGAGGCGTTTTGTTTGAAATAGCAACCGATAATCCGGGATTCACTGTGGATGAACCTTTAAATGAATTGGGAACCAACCTGAAACTTCCCGTTCAATATGAAGGAATGCGTGAGAAAATAGAAGGCGTACTTCCGAACTTATCATAG
- a CDS encoding VOC family protein: MDNRILGLHHITAIADNAKRNLDFYTKVLGVRLVKKTVNFDDPGTYHFYFGNENGTPGTILTFFPWEGIGKGNNGSGMATHIGYSVPKGSLEFWKIIYKAYM, from the coding sequence ATGGACAATAGAATTTTAGGTCTGCATCATATTACTGCTATTGCAGACAATGCCAAAAGGAATTTGGATTTTTATACCAAAGTTTTAGGAGTAAGACTGGTAAAGAAAACCGTAAATTTTGATGATCCGGGAACGTATCACTTCTATTTCGGGAATGAAAACGGAACTCCGGGAACCATTCTTACGTTCTTTCCATGGGAAGGAATAGGAAAGGGGAATAATGGAAGTGGTATGGCTACTCATATTGGATATTCAGTACCCAAAGGAAGTCTTGAATTCTGGAAAATCATTTACAAAGCTTACATGTAG